The Streptomyces lienomycini sequence ATCGAGCTTCTGGATCTTCTCCAGCTTCAGCTTCTCGGCCACGTGCTTCCGGAACCGCTCGGGCACCTCGGTCTTGCGGCCCTTGACGACGATGTCCACGCAGAACTCCGTTCCCGGATCGCCCCGCTTCAATGGCGGAGCATCTCCCTTTTGCACCAGGTTCCGGTCCATCCCGAAACCTCGGACTCGGTGACGTCCACCTCCTCCCCCGCGGGCGCGATCTCCACTCCACCGGCGCGGGTGATGACGGTGAAACCCGCAGCACGGCATTCAGATTCGAGAGGTGTGGCCTGCGGCTTTTCCTCACAACCGAACATATCTCGCCCGGACGGATGTCGTCACCCTCTACCGCGGTGTACCTCCGTTCCGGTGAATTGGCCCTCTCATTACCTGCAACGTCGTAAGTTCTCAGTCAGTTCCGGTTTGTTTCGAAGGAATCGGGTGGGGCCGCGACCACTGCCGCGCAGATCGCTTCACGGATCACGCCACCGCCTTCGTGTGAGCCCGTCATTCGGGGCCCGGTCTTCCGTTCCTCTCTGCCTTCCCCTGCGGCCGCCGGATACACAGCCGATCTCGTGCTCCGGTACGTGCCGGGCCCGGTCCGCCGCTCAACGGCGGTGTCCGTCGCCGCGCGCACCGCACGGGCCGCCTCGGACAACGAGGCGCCCGTCGTCATGAGGTCGTCGACCAGAACGACCGCTCCGCCGCCGCGCAGCAGCCCGACGCCGCCCGGAGCCACCGCCAGCGCGCCGGCCAGGTTGGCCAACCGCTGCCGGGCGTCGAGCCCCGTCTGGTCCACCACGGCGTGCCGCTGCCGCAGCACGGCCAGCACCCGGGCGGACGTCCCGGTGCGCCGCAGCTCCCCCGCGGCCGCGAGGGCGATCCGTCGCGCGGGGTCGTGGCCCCGCGTGCGCACCGCTACGGGTGCCGACGGCACGGGTACGAGCAGCAGGGGTCTCCGCACGCACCCGGCTCCCGTGCCGGCGTCGCTCGGCCACGCCTCCCCGGGCGCCTCCCGCAGCCCGAACCGCACCGCCCCCGCCAGCGCCGCCCCGAGCGGTGCCGTGAGGGCCAGTACGCCCCGCTCCTTGTGGGCGAGCAGGGTGGCCCGGACCTCGTCCACGTAGGGCGCGGCCGCGTGCACCGCGGGCAGGCCGGGCGGCTCCGGCGCCGGACGCACCCGGCACGGCGGGGCTCCGCCCAGCGCCGTACGGCACCGGGGGCAGAGCACGGCGCGACCTCTGCCGCAGCCCCCGCACTCGGCCGGCAGCACCAGGTCCGTCAGGTCCTGCCACCATCCACGCACTGTCCGTGTTCCCCGCATGGCAACCACTGTGCCCACACCTGAGGGACCCTGCTGAGCCTGTGGAAAACCGGCCCGCCACCTTCCCGACGCTCTGTGGAAAACCCCGGACGGCCGACTCCGCGTACCCCCCGCACGAGTGAACGCCCGACCCCGTCAGGGCGGTGGGACAGCCCCTCGGGGACAGTGGCGCACCGGTCCGGGGCAGCGGCACACACCGGTGGCGGGCAACGCCGCGCACCCCTCCCCGCAGCGGTACACCGCCCCGGACCACGGGCGCCTCACCCCGGATAGACCGGCGCGGTCCCCTCCGTCACCTTCTGCCACTGGAGCCCGGACGGCAGCCGCACGATCATGTCCTCCGAGTACGCCACCAGCGGCAGCCGCTCGTCCTCGGTCGCGGCGATCTCCTTCACGCCGGTCAGCGCCGCGGGCACCGAGGCTTCCGGCGTCGAGCCGTCGACCTGGACGTAGCCGATCTGCTGGACGCCCCCGCGCTCGCGCCCGACCACCACGAGCCGGCTGTCACCGGCCCACGACATGGCCGTGACCTCTTCCAGCTCGGGGGTCGCGGAGCGCAGTTCGAGAACGGTGACCGCAGGCGGTTCGCCGGCCTTCTCGTCCCGTTCGATCCGTCCGATGAGCAGGGACCGCTTGCCCCCCTTCTCCACGACGAGCGCGATCCGCACCCCGTCGGCGGCCACCCGCACGGCCTGAACGCGCCCGTCCAGTCCCGGCGTCCGCACCTGCACCGGGTCGCCCCCGCCCTCCTTCAGCAGCAGCAGCCGCGGGTCGGCCGGGTTCCGGTCGGCGATCCACAGGTCGCCCTGCGCGTCCCAGCTGGGCGGGGTCAGCCGGTCGGTCTCGGCCTTGCCCCCGCTGACCAGTACCGGCTCACCGAGCGAACCGCCCGGCACCAGTGAACCGACGAACAGCGACTTGCTGTCGAGGGAGATCCCCGCCGCGCTGTGCTCGTCGCGCGAGACCGCCACCGACCGCAGGGCCTTCTGCCCCTCGCCCAGCGGGCCGGGCACCGGCTCCGGCCGGGTCCCGTTGCTGCCCGCGGCGATCCGCACCACGCGGTCGTCGGCGTCGACGAAGTACAGGTAGTCGGGCCGCTGCGCCGAGCCGCGGGTGGCGACCGTGTCGACCCGGTCCTCGGTCAGCGAGCACAGCTGCTTGCCGCCCGAGCGCAGTTCGACCTCCTCCACCGTCGGGGTGAGGTTCTGCAGCGTGAAGAGGAGCTGTGCGGCCATCTCGTCGCACTTGTCCGCACCGGCGCGGGCCGCCTTGTCGTTCAACGGCACGGTCAGCCTGCTGCGGTCGTCGGGCGTCAGCCCGGCGACGCCCTTCGCCAGCGCCGTACCGGTCGGGAAGCTGGACCTGACGACGGGGCTCAGCAGGCTCGTCGGCCCGCTGAGCAGGGACCGCACCACCTGGGTCGTCGGATCCACGCGCCGGCGCACGTAGACGGGGTCGGCGACCGCCGCCGGCTCCCGGCTCGGGCCGGTCTCGGCGTCCGCCCGCACCGCGGTGTTCGAGGCGAAGTAGTACCGGTTGACGGACATGTAGTTCCGCTGGAAGTCCGACTTGCCCATGACGACGCCCTGCGGCACCACGTCGATGCGCCACTGCCCGCTCTTCTCGTCCCGGGTCAGGTGCACCACCTGGCGGTACGAGCCGTCGGCCGGCGAGTACGACTGCTGCGCGTCCACCGTCGCGACCTTGGTGCCGGTCAGGGTGACCGAGTAGTCGTTGGCGTCCTCGCGGTTGGCCGAGTGGTTGGACTCGGTTCCCGGGCCGTCCGCGAGCACCGTCGCCGACCCTTCCGGCCGCCAGTTCTCCGCGGCGTCACGGGTCAGGTACTTCTGCGCCGTCTCGTAGTGCGGATCGTCGCTGGTCAGCGCTTCCAGGAAGCCTTGCACGATGTCGGAGGGCGTGGCGTCCTCCTGCGGCGGCATCGCGAACACCCGTACCTGCGGGTCCTGCCGGGGCGTGGACTCCACCCCCCGCAGGTCGCCGCTGTCGGGCATGGACGCACACCCCGCCAGCAGTACGACGCCGCAGGCCGTGTACGCCATCACGCGTGCCGGCCCCCGCCGACCGCCCCCCTCGCGGTCAGCGCCCACGAGATGCCTCCCCTTGCCTGCTCGATTCCTCCGGCCCGGTCTCCGGGCGGCTCGCCGCCTCCCGGGCCGGCCCGCCCTCCTGTCTCCGGGCGCCCGACACGGGTTTGGGCACCACGCGCGCGCCGTTGCCCGGCAGCGCCGTCGGGTCGGCCGTGGGGGCCGCCGTGGCCGTGCGCGGGGTTATCGGCCCCCGCGCGGACCCCGAGGGGGTCTGCCCGGCCGACGCCTGCGCCGGGACGCCCACCGGCCGGTCCGCGCCGCGCGGACGACCGGCGTCGTCGAGACCCGCGTCATGGAGCCCGCGATTGCGCCGCGAGTCCGTCGGCTCCAGCGGTATCGGCGAACCCCTCAGCGGCTCGTCCGCGGTCCTGGGCAGCGTCAGCCGGAACTGCGAGCCGCCACCCGGCTCGCCCCAGGCCTGCAGCCAGCCGCCGTGCAGCCGCGCGTCCTCCAGGGCGATCGACAGGCCGAGTCCCGTGCCGCCGGTGGTACGCGCGCGTGCCGGGTCGGCCCGCCAGAAGCGGCTGAAGACCCGGGTGGCCTCGCCGGGCTTGAGTCCGACGCCGTAGTCGCGCACCGCCACGGCGACCGCGCCCCCGGCGGCGGCGAGCTTGACGACGACGTCCCGGCCCTCACCGTGCTCGACGGCGTTGACGACGAGGTTGCGCAGCACGCGCTCCACGCGCCGGGCGTCCGCCTCGGCGACGACGGGCTGCTGGTCGCCGACTACGCGCACCCCCGTGCCCTTGCGCTCGGCCAGCGGCTCCGCACCGCTGACGACCCGCCGTACGACCTCCCTGAGGTCTATCGGCTCGGCCTCCAGCGCCGCGGCGCCCGCGTCGAAGCGGCTGATCTCCAGCAGGTCCGCGAGCAGGGTCTCGAACCGGTCCAGCTGGTCGGCGAGCAGTTCCGCCGACCGTGCGGTCACCGGGTCGAAGTCCACGCGCGCGTCATGGATGACGTCGGCCGCCATCCGTACGGTCGTCAGGGGTGTCCGCAGCTCGTGCGAGACGTCGGAGACGAACCGCCGCTGCATCCGCGACAGGTCCTCCAGCTGGCTGATCTTGAGCTGGAGGTTCTGCGCCATCTTGTTGAAGGCCTCGCCGAGGCGCGCGATGTCGTCCTCGCCGGTGACCTTCATCCGTTCCTGCAGCCGCCCGGCGGACAGCCGCTCGGCGATGCTCGCCGCCATCCGTACGGGCGTGACGACCTGGCGCACCACGAGCCAGGCGATGGCTCCCAGCAGCACGACGACGAAGAGCCCGGCCGTCGCGAGGGTGCCCCTGACCAGGCTGAGCGACTTCTCCTCCTGGGTGAGCGGGAAGAGGTAGTACAGCTGGTACGGCTCGCCGTTCGGGTCGTTGACCTGCTTGCCGATGACCAGTCCGGGCTGGGGGTCCTGGCCGGACTTGTAGACGATCCGGGTGTAGCTCTGGGCCGCGGCCGTGCCGTCCTCGATCCGGTCCCGCAGGTCCTCGGGGACGCTGACCTCCCAGACGACCGAGCCGGAGGCACGCGGGCCGCGTCCGCTGCCGCTCTCCCCGCCCATGGGGAGCGTGACGACGTCGAAGGCGCCCTGGCCGCCGCTGGAGAGCGACTTCACCAGTTCGCTCATCCACTGGATGACGTTCTGCGCGGGGCGGCCGTCCGCCGGGGTGGTGTCGTCACCGCCGGAGCTCGCCGCCTCCTCGGCCTTCTGCTTGGCCGCCGTGAACCCGCCGGTGGCCTGGCTCTGGGACGCCCTCACCTTGGCGTCCAGCAGGCCGTTGCGGACCTGCCCGATCACCACGAAGCCGAGCAGCAGCACCACACCCAGCGACATCAGCAGGGTGGTGGCGACGACCTTGAGCTGGATGTTGCGCCGCCACAGCCGCATGACGGGCAGCAGCGGACGGCGCACCCAGCGCATGAACAGACGGAGCACCGGGCTGCCCTGCACCCCGCCGTGGAGCAGCCCGCCCTCCAGCAGACGGCTCCAGCGCGAGCCGGGTGGCTTGTCCCCGCCGGGCTCGGGGCCGACAGGCCGCCCGGCGCGGGCCCCGGACCCGGGCGCCGAAGCGGCACTGTCCCTGGTCATGTCAGCTCGGTCCGGCCTTGTAACCGACCCCGCGGACGGTCACCACGATCTCCGGCTTCTCCGGGTCCTTCTCGACCTTGGAGCGCAGCCGCTGCACATGCACGTTGACCAGCCGGGTGTCGGCGGCGTGCCGGTAGCCCCAGACCTGCTCGAGGAGCACCTCGCGCGTGAACACCTGCCACGGTTTGCGGGCCAGCGCCACCAGCAGGTCGAACTCCAGCGGCGTCAGCGCGATCGACTGCCCGTCCCGCTTCACGGAGTGACCGGCCACGTCGATGACCAGGTCGCCTATGGCGAGCTGCTCGGGCGCCGGTTCCTCCGACCTGCGCAGGCGTGCCCGGATGCGGGCCACCAGCTCCTTCGGCTTGAACGGCTTCACGATGTAGTCGTCGGCACCCGACTCGAGACCGACCACGACGTCGACGGTGTCACTCTTCGCCGTCAGCATCACGATCGGCACGCCCGACTCCGCCCTGATCAGGCGGCACACCTCGATGCCGTCCCGACCGGGCAGCATCAGGTCGAGCAGCACCAGGTCGGGCTTGGTCTCCCGGAAGGCGGCCAGCGCCTTGTCGCCGTCGGCTACGAAAGATGGCTCAAAACCCTCACCACGCAGCACAATGCCGAGCATCTCGGCCAGTGCGGTGTCGTCGTCGACGACAAGGACTCGTCCCTTCATAAACGACATCATCCCATTAGCTAATCGTTACCTGGCGTGACCTGGCACACAGCGCGGCCAGGGCCTCGGCCGTCACGGGAGAAACCACGCCCTCTTCGGTGACGATCGCCGTCACCAGTTCGGGCGGGGTCACGTCGAACGCCGGGTTGTACGCCTGGGTCCCCAGGGGTGCCACCGGAATCCCGCCTCCCGCTCCCGCCACCGGCACCTGAGGTGCTGTGACCTCGGTCACTTCATATCCGGGGCGCTGCTCCACCTCGATGGACGCCCCGTCCGGCGTTTGCGGATCCATCGTCGTGACCGGCGCCACCACGATGAACGGCACATGGTGGTAGCGCGCGAGCACCGCGAGCGGATAGCTCCCCACCTTGTTCGCCACCGAACCGTCGGCGGCGATGCGGTCCGCGCCGATGAGCACCGCGTCCACCTCACCCGCCGCGAACAGCGAACCCGCCGCGTTGTCGGTGAGCAAGGTGTACGCCATGTCGTTGCGGGCCGCCTCGTATGCCGTCAGGCGAGCACCTTGCAGCAAGGGACGCGTTTCGTCCACCCACAGGCGCCGCAGCCGCCCCGAGCGGTGCGCCGCGAGCGCCACCGCGAAGGCGGTCCCCTCGCCGCCCGACACCAGCGCTCCGGTGTTGCAGTGGGTGAGGACGCGGTGTCCTCCGGCGGGCAGCAGCTCGTCGAGCAGCGCCAGTCCGTGCGCGGCCATCCGGGCGCTGGCCTCGGCGTCCTCCCGGTGCAGCGCCCGCGCCGCGCCAGCGCCGCCGCCGCGGCCTGCCCGGCGTCACCGGTCCTGGCGAGCGCGTCCTGGTGGGCGGTCTGCGCCCGGCGCACCCCCACGGCGAGGTTCACCGCCGTGGGACGGGCGCCCTGCAGCGCGGCCGCGGCCTCGGCCACCTCGAAGCCCCGCACGGCGGCGAGCGCGACCCCGTAGGCGCCCGCGATGCCCAGCACCGGTGCCCCGCGCACGGCGAGCGAGCGGATCGCCTCCACGAGCGCGGCCGGGTCCGTGCAGACCAGCTCGACCTCCTCGGCCGGGAGCCTGGTCTGGTCCAACAGCACCAGCACCGGCCCCTCGGGAGGCTCCTCCCAGCGGAGCACCGGTATGCCGGTCGGCCGGTTGTCCTCGCCGCTTCGCGCGTCTCGATCAGCCATGCGGTCAGTCTGCCCCCTGTACGACGGACAATTGAAGGTGCGCAGCCCCTACCGCGCCCGGTCCGCACCCGACGCCCCCATGGCACGATGGCTGCCAACCTGCCGCCGCGACCGCGGACGGGCACCGTGAAGGAGCGACGATGAACGACACTCCGGGCTGGGCCTCGCCCGGATCCGCCCCGTCCGACGGGCGGGAGCCCGGCGCGTCCGGCCCCGCCGAGCCGGCCGACCGCCCCGCCGGCCCCGACCGGCCCGCGCCGCCCGCGGACCGTCCGGGTGCGGAACCGACGAGCCCCGGCACGAAGTGGTCCAAGGAGCAGCCGCCCCCGGCCAGTGGTCCGCGCCCACCGGCCCGGCGGGCCCGGGCCAGGCCCCGCCTCCCCCGCCGCCCGGCCCGGGCTGGGGCGCACCGCCTCCCGGCCCTCCCGGCGGCGGCTACGGGGGCCCCGGGGGCTGGGGCGGCCCTGGCGGCGGCTACGGCGCCCCCGGTGGGCACGGTGGCTGGGGCAGCGGCTGGGGCGGTCCCCCTCCCGCGGCCAAGCCCGGCGTGATCCCGCTCCGCCCGCTCGGCGTCGGCGAGATCCTCGACGGCGCGGTCTCCACCATGCGCACCTACTGGCGCACCGTCCTGGGCATCTCCCTGACCGTCGCCGTCTTCACCGAGGTCATCGTCGTACTGCTCCAGGGCCTCGTCCTGGACGACACCAGCGCCGACGTCCTCAACGACCCCGACGCCTCCCTGAGCGAACTCGGCGACGCGCTGACCGACACCACGATCAACTCGGGCGTCGTCTTCCTGATCTCCCTGATCGGCACCGTCCTGGCCACCGCCCTGCTCACCACCGTCACCAGCCGCGCCGTCCTCGGCAGGCCCGTGACCACCGCCGAGGCCTGGCGCGACGCCCGCCCCCAGGTGCTGAAGCTGTTCGGCCTGATCCTCCTGCTGCTGCTCATCGTCTTCGGCATCGTCACCGTCGCCATGGCACCCGGCCTCATCGTCACGGCCGCGGCCGGCGTAGGGGCCGGAGTGGCCCTGACCGTCCTGGGCTTCCTCGGAGGCGGCATCGTCGCCGTGTGGCTCATGGTCCGCTTCTCGCTGGCCTCCCCGGCGCTGATGCTGGAGAAGCAGGGCATCAAGAAGGCGATGGGCCGCTCGGTGAAGCTGGTGCGCGGCTCCTGGTGGCGTGTCTTCGGCATCCAGCTGCTCGCCACGGTCATCGCCAACGTCGTCGCGTCGATCATCGTCATCCCCTTCGCCTTCCTCGCCGCGGCCGTCGGCGGCGACGGCGTCAGCGGCTTCCTGGAGGGCACCGGCGGACTCGGCTGGACGTTCCTCTTGGTCAGCGGCATCGGCTCGGTGATCGGCTCCATGATCACCTTTCCGATCACGGCGGGCGTGACCGTGCTGCTCTACATCGACCAGCGCATCCGCCGCGAGGCCCTCGACCTCGAACTGTCCCGCGCCGCCGGTACCCGGGGCCCCGGCTCCCCCGGCGCCGTCCCGGGGAGCTGATGGGGTGAGCCCGGCGGGGGGTGTTCTCACAGAGGTGCTGTCACGCACCGTCGTACGAACGGCGACGCGGTTCGGCGACGCCGCCGCGCTGTCGCTGTCGCGCTCCGGCGACGAACCGCCGGTGACGATTCCGCGCGATCCCGCGCGGGAGGCGGCGCAACGCGAGCTGTCCAAAGGCATGTACCACGAGAACGATCCCAGCTGGTTCCAGCGGGCCCTGAACGCCTTCTGGGACTGGGTCGGCGAACTGTTCGGCAAGGCGTCCACCGCGACGCCCGGGGGGACACTCGGCCTGGTCGTCGTCATCGTGGCCGTCGTGGCGCTGCTGGGCGCCCTGTGGTGGCGCCTGGGGACGCCGCGCCGCGCCCCGGCCTCCGCCCCCGCGCTGTTCGACGACCGTCCCCGCAGCGCCGCCGACCATCGAGCCGCCGCGCAGGCACACGCCGCCCAGGGCCACTGGAACCAGGCGGTCCAGGAACGCATGCGGGCCATCGTCCGATCCCTGGAGGAGCGCGCCCTGCTCGACATCCGCCCCGGCCGCACCGCCGACGAGGCGGCCACCGAGGCCGGCCTCGCCCTGCCCGCCCACGGCGACCGGCTCCGCACCGCCGCCCGGGACTTCGACGACGTCGCGTACGGCGGCCGGCCCGGCAGCGAGCAGTCGTACCGGCGTCTGTGCGAACTCGACCACGACCTGGAACGCGGCAAGCCGCAGCTGACGAGCAGCACGGCCGGCAGCCCGACGGACACGGGCCGGGGCACCCGCCGGGGAGCCGCCGGATGACCACCGAGGCCACGTTCCCGGCCACCGCGGCCTCGCCCACCGCCCGGCAGGTGTGGACTCGCGCGCGGGGCATCGCCCTCGCCCTCGTCCTGCTGCTCGTCGGAGCCGTCGCGATCGCCGTCGTCCGCTCCGACACCCGGCACGGCGAACTCGACCCGCGCTCCGCCGACCCCTACGGCAGCCGCGCCGTCGCCGAACTCCTCGCCGACCGGGGGGTCGCCACGCGCGTGGTCGGCACCCTGGACGAAGCGAAAGCGGCGGCGGGCCCGGACACCACCGTGCTGGTCGCCGCTCCCGACCTCCTGACGGAACGCCAGCAGACGGAACTGCACGCCGCGACCTACGGCTCCGGTGGCCGCACCGTCCTCGTCGCCCCCGGCGGCCCGGCCGTCGAACGCCTCGCACCCGGTGTCACCGCCGACCCCGCGATCAGCTTCGACTCCACACTGGCCCCCGCCTGCGACCTGCCCGCCGCCCGGCGCGCGGGCGACGCCGACACGGGCGGCCTGCGCTACAGCACCCACCTCGAAGCCGACGCCTGCTACCCCAGCCGCCGTCTGGCCACCCTGCTGCGCGTCCCCGACCCGTCGGCGAAGGCATCCCCGGGGGGCACCCGGGGCGACACCGTCGTCCTCGGCGCTCCCGACATCCTCGTCAACAAACGCCTCGACGAGCACGGCAACGCGTCGCTCGCCCTCCAACTCCTCGGCTCCCGCGACCATCTGGTCTGGTACCTCCCCTCCCTCTCCGACCTCCCGGAACCGGACGACGAACGAAGCTTCTTCGACCTGCTCCCCTCCGGCTGGCTCTGGGGCACCCTGCAACTCTTCGTCGCCGCCGCCCTCGCCGCCCTGTGGCGGGCACGCCGACTCGGCCCCCTGGTGCCCGAGAAACTCCCCGTCGCGATCCGCGCCTCCGAGACCGTCGAAGGCCGCGCCCGCCTCTACCGCAAGGCGAACGCCCGCGACCGCGCGGCCACCGCTCTTCGCTCCGCCACCCGCACCCGCCTCGCCCCTCTCGTAGGCGTCCCCGTCACCCAGGCGCACACGCCCGAGTCCCTGCTGCCCGCCCTGTCCGCCCACCTCCACGGCACTCCGGAGGACGGACAGTCCCTGCACACGCTCCTCTTCGGCCCGCCGCCCGGCGACGACGCGGCCCTCATCGCACTCACCGACCAACTCGACGCCCTCGAAAGAGAGGTACGCCGTCCATGATGGACCCGACCACTGACAACGCCGGGCAGAGCGCGGCCCCGGGCAACGCCCGCGCCGCCCTTGAGGCCCTGCGCGCCGAGATCGCCAAGGCCGTGGTCGGCCAGGACGCCGCCGTGACCGGTCTCGTCGTGGCGCTCCTGTGCCGCGGCCACGTGCTCCTCGAAGGCGTCCCCGGAGTCGCCAAGACCCTCCTCGTCCGCACCCTCGCCGCGGCCACCGAGCTCGACACCAAACGCGTCCAGTTCACCCCCGACCTGATGCCGAGCGACGTCACCGGCTCCCTGGTCTACGACGCCCGCACGGCCGAGTTCTCCTTCCAGCCGGGCCCGGCCTTCACCAACCTGCTCCTCGCCGACGAGATCAACCGCACGCCCCCGAAGACCCAGTCGTCCCTCCTGGAGGCCATGGAGGAACGTCAGGTCACGGTGGACGGCACGCCCCGCCCGCTCCCCGAGCCCTTCCTGGTCGCCGCCACCCAGAACCCGGTCGAGTACGAGGGCACCTACCCCCTTCCGGAAGCCCAGCTGGACCGCTTCCTCCTCAAGCTCACCGTTCCCCTCCCCACCCGCCAGGACGAGATCGACGTCCTCACCCGCCACGCCGCCGGCTTCAACCCGCGCGACCTGCACGCCGCCGGCGTACGCCCCGTCGCGAGCGCCGCCGACCTGGACGAAGCCCGCGCAGAGGTCGACAAGACGACCGTCTCCCCGGAGATCGCCGCCTACGTCGTCGACCTCTGCCGCGCCACCCGCGAGTCGCCGTCGCTGACTCTCGGCGTCTCTCCGCGCGGGGCCACGGCCCTGCTGTCGACCGCACGCGCGTGGGCGTGGCTCACGGGCCGCGACTACGTCACCCCGGACGACGTGAAGGCCCTGGCCCTCCCGACGCTCAGGCATCGGGTCCAGCTCCGCCCGGAGGCCGAGATGGAGGGCGTGACCACGGACTCCGTCATCAACGCGATCCTCGCCCACGTCCCCGTTCCCCGCTGATGGCACTCACCGGACGCGCCGCGCTCATCGCGGCCCTGGGCTCCGTCCCCATCGGCATCTGGGACCCGAGCTGGACGGGCATCCTCGCGGTCAACGCCCCGCTGGCCGCCGCCTGCGCCTGCGACTTCGCCCTGGCCGCCCCCGTCCGGCGTCTGGGCCTGTCCCGCTCCGGCGCCACGTCCGCCCGTCTGGGCGACACCGCCGACGTGACCCTGACGGTCGCCAACCCGTCGGGCCGTCCGCTGCGGGCCCGACTCCGTGACGCCTGGCCGCCCAGCAGCTGGCAGCCGGGCACCGAGACGGCTTCCTCCCGCCACAGCCTCACGGTCCCGCCGGGCGAACGCCGCCGCGTCACGACGCGTCTGCGGCCCACCCGCCGCGGCGACCGCCAGGCCGACCGCGTCACGATCCGCTCGTACGGCCCTCTGGGCCTCTTCACCCGCCAAGGCACCCACCGGGTTCCGTGGACGGTACGGGTCCTCCCCCCGTTCACCAGTCGCAAGCACCTGCCCTCAAAGCTGGCCCGCCTCCGCGAACTCGACGGCCGCACCAGTGTCCTCACCCGCGGCGAGGGCACGGAGTTCGACAGCCTGCGCGAGTACGTTCCCGGTGACGACACCCGTTCCATCGACTGGCGCGCCACGGCCCGCCAGTCCAACGTCGCCGTACGAACCTGGCGCCCCGAGCGCGACCGGCACATCCTGCTCGTCCTCGACACCGGCCGTACCTCGGCGGGCCGTGTGGGCGACGCCCCCCGCCTGGACGCCTCCATGGACGCCGCTCTGCTCCTGGCCGCCCTGGCCTCGCGCGCCGGCGATCGGGTCGACCTCCTCGCTCACGACCGCCGGGTGCGCGCCCTGGTCCAGGGCCGCACGGCAGGCGACGTCCTTCCGTCGCTGGTCAACGCGATGGCGACCTTGGAGCCAGAGCTGGTGGAGACCGACGCGCGCGGGCTGGCCGCCACCGCGGTGCGGGCGGCTCCCCGACGCTCCCTGATCGTTCTGTTCACGACACTCGACGCGGCCCCGATCGAGGAAGGGCTGCTGCCGGTCCTGCCACAGCTGACTCAGCGCCACACCGTCCTGGTGGCCTCGGTGGCGGACCCGCACGTCTCCCACATGGCCGATGCCCGTGGCGACGTGGACGCCGTCTACGAGGCCGCGGCGGCCGCGCAGGCGCAGTCGGAACGCCGGCGTACCGCCGACCGACTCCGCCGGTACGGCGTAACGGTCGTCGACGCGACTCCGGACGCCCTTCCTCCGGCCCTCGCGGATGCCTACCTCGAACTGAAGGCGACGGGCCGCCTGTAACCGGCGGGGCCGCCAAAGGCCCCGCTCAGCCTCAACAGCCCTTAAACGCAGAAGACCCCGCACCGTTCCCGGTGCGGGGTCTTCTCGCAATGATTGTTCGGCGGCGTCCTACTCTCCCACAGGGTCCCCCCTGCAGTACCATCGGCGCTGTAAGGCTTAGCTTCCGGGTTCGAAATGTAACCGGGCGTTTCCCCTACGCTATGACCACCGAAACACTATGAAACATACAACCGCACCACGCTGTGGACGTGGGGTTGTTCGTGGTTTCAGAACCAACACAGTGGACGCGAGCAACTGAGGACAAGCCCTCGGCCTATTAGTACCGGTCACCTCCACACCTCACGGTGCTTCCAGATCCGGCCTATCAACCCAGTCGTCTACTGGGAGCCTTAACCCCTCAAGGGGGTGGGAGTCCTCATCTCGAAGCAGGCTTCCCGCTTAGATGCTTTCAGCGGTTATCCCTCCCGAACGTAGCCAACCAGCCATGCCCTTGGCAGGACAACTGGCACACCAGAGGTTCGTCCGTCCCGGTCCTCTCGTACTAGGGACAGCCCTTCTCAAGACTCCTACGCGCACAGCGGATAGGGACCGAACTGTCTCACGACGTTCTAAACCCAGCTCGCGTACCGCTTTAATGGGCGAACAGCCCAACCCTTGGGACCGACTCCAGCCCCAGGATGCGACGAGCCGACATCGAGGTGCCAAACCATCCCGTCGATATGGACTCTTGGGGAAGATC is a genomic window containing:
- a CDS encoding ComF family protein, which translates into the protein MRGTRTVRGWWQDLTDLVLPAECGGCGRGRAVLCPRCRTALGGAPPCRVRPAPEPPGLPAVHAAAPYVDEVRATLLAHKERGVLALTAPLGAALAGAVRFGLREAPGEAWPSDAGTGAGCVRRPLLLVPVPSAPVAVRTRGHDPARRIALAAAGELRRTGTSARVLAVLRQRHAVVDQTGLDARQRLANLAGALAVAPGGVGLLRGGGAVVLVDDLMTTGASLSEAARAVRAATDTAVERRTGPGTYRSTRSAVYPAAAGEGREERKTGPRMTGSHEGGGVIREAICAAVVAAPPDSFETNRN
- a CDS encoding LpqB family beta-propeller domain-containing protein; translation: MGADREGGGRRGPARVMAYTACGVVLLAGCASMPDSGDLRGVESTPRQDPQVRVFAMPPQEDATPSDIVQGFLEALTSDDPHYETAQKYLTRDAAENWRPEGSATVLADGPGTESNHSANREDANDYSVTLTGTKVATVDAQQSYSPADGSYRQVVHLTRDEKSGQWRIDVVPQGVVMGKSDFQRNYMSVNRYYFASNTAVRADAETGPSREPAAVADPVYVRRRVDPTTQVVRSLLSGPTSLLSPVVRSSFPTGTALAKGVAGLTPDDRSRLTVPLNDKAARAGADKCDEMAAQLLFTLQNLTPTVEEVELRSGGKQLCSLTEDRVDTVATRGSAQRPDYLYFVDADDRVVRIAAGSNGTRPEPVPGPLGEGQKALRSVAVSRDEHSAAGISLDSKSLFVGSLVPGGSLGEPVLVSGGKAETDRLTPPSWDAQGDLWIADRNPADPRLLLLKEGGGDPVQVRTPGLDGRVQAVRVAADGVRIALVVEKGGKRSLLIGRIERDEKAGEPPAVTVLELRSATPELEEVTAMSWAGDSRLVVVGRERGGVQQIGYVQVDGSTPEASVPAALTGVKEIAATEDERLPLVAYSEDMIVRLPSGLQWQKVTEGTAPVYPG
- the mtrA gene encoding two-component system response regulator MtrA, translated to MMSFMKGRVLVVDDDTALAEMLGIVLRGEGFEPSFVADGDKALAAFRETKPDLVLLDLMLPGRDGIEVCRLIRAESGVPIVMLTAKSDTVDVVVGLESGADDYIVKPFKPKELVARIRARLRRSEEPAPEQLAIGDLVIDVAGHSVKRDGQSIALTPLEFDLLVALARKPWQVFTREVLLEQVWGYRHAADTRLVNVHVQRLRSKVEKDPEKPEIVVTVRGVGYKAGPS
- the mtrB gene encoding MtrAB system histidine kinase MtrB — protein: MTRDSAASAPGSGARAGRPVGPEPGGDKPPGSRWSRLLEGGLLHGGVQGSPVLRLFMRWVRRPLLPVMRLWRRNIQLKVVATTLLMSLGVVLLLGFVVIGQVRNGLLDAKVRASQSQATGGFTAAKQKAEEAASSGGDDTTPADGRPAQNVIQWMSELVKSLSSGGQGAFDVVTLPMGGESGSGRGPRASGSVVWEVSVPEDLRDRIEDGTAAAQSYTRIVYKSGQDPQPGLVIGKQVNDPNGEPYQLYYLFPLTQEEKSLSLVRGTLATAGLFVVVLLGAIAWLVVRQVVTPVRMAASIAERLSAGRLQERMKVTGEDDIARLGEAFNKMAQNLQLKISQLEDLSRMQRRFVSDVSHELRTPLTTVRMAADVIHDARVDFDPVTARSAELLADQLDRFETLLADLLEISRFDAGAAALEAEPIDLREVVRRVVSGAEPLAERKGTGVRVVGDQQPVVAEADARRVERVLRNLVVNAVEHGEGRDVVVKLAAAGGAVAVAVRDYGVGLKPGEATRVFSRFWRADPARARTTGGTGLGLSIALEDARLHGGWLQAWGEPGGGSQFRLTLPRTADEPLRGSPIPLEPTDSRRNRGLHDAGLDDAGRPRGADRPVGVPAQASAGQTPSGSARGPITPRTATAAPTADPTALPGNGARVVPKPVSGARRQEGGPAREAASRPETGPEESSRQGEASRGR